One window of Sphingobacteriales bacterium genomic DNA carries:
- a CDS encoding T9SS type A sorting domain-containing protein, which produces MPDTEEDSYRFKQLVQLETALAQSNLTYLDITSEEEALVREIAATNTLAAMDARVALYIGYGEEIYINLPQFPQVIAESISQLQLQFKNQPDTHVCSIVPNPATNIVLINYSLPDEEHAIFTVYDISGKTVYKQMLQESGSFSIDISQWVSGMYYCRLLGSQQTNISRKLIVANK; this is translated from the coding sequence TTGCCCGATACGGAAGAAGATTCGTATAGATTTAAACAGCTCGTTCAGTTAGAAACCGCTTTGGCGCAAAGCAACCTGACTTACCTCGATATTACCTCCGAAGAAGAAGCATTGGTAAGAGAAATTGCAGCGACCAATACCCTTGCTGCAATGGATGCTCGGGTAGCACTCTACATAGGCTATGGCGAGGAAATTTATATAAATTTGCCACAGTTTCCGCAAGTTATTGCCGAAAGCATCTCGCAGTTGCAATTGCAGTTTAAAAACCAACCCGATACCCATGTATGTAGCATCGTGCCTAACCCCGCCACTAATATCGTTTTGATAAACTACTCCCTACCTGATGAAGAACATGCAATATTTACGGTGTATGATATAAGCGGAAAAACCGTTTATAAACAGATGCTTCAGGAAAGCGGAAGTTTCAGTATAGATATCAGTCAATGGGTAAGCGGTATGTATTACTGCCGTTTATTGGGCAGCCAACAAACAAATATCAGCCGTAAACTGATAGTTGCCAACAAATAG
- a CDS encoding DNA alkylation repair protein, translated as MQHPYSIGLYNWLAQHADEKKAIPMSKYMRFKFPYFGIKSPDRTDLVKTYYKEHGLPPMSELETIVKELWNEKEREAHYSALDLLEKNVKKLNPSHFPLIEYLITHQSWWDTVDTIAGRLAGEMFKRNPEAIGQYPEVWIKSSDFWLQRVAILFQLKYRDKTNAPLLFDYINQCATSKEFFIQKAIGWALREYSKSNPRLVTDFINQNNLPPLSKREGMKWLNRKK; from the coding sequence ATGCAACATCCCTATTCCATTGGCTTGTACAATTGGCTGGCTCAACATGCCGATGAAAAGAAAGCAATACCTATGTCGAAATACATGCGTTTTAAGTTTCCTTATTTTGGCATAAAATCTCCCGACCGCACCGATTTGGTCAAAACGTACTACAAAGAACATGGTTTGCCTCCTATGAGTGAGCTGGAAACAATTGTTAAGGAACTTTGGAATGAAAAAGAGCGGGAAGCACATTATTCAGCTTTGGATTTGCTCGAAAAAAATGTAAAAAAACTTAACCCCTCTCATTTTCCATTGATAGAATATCTCATCACTCATCAATCCTGGTGGGATACCGTAGATACAATTGCCGGAAGATTGGCAGGTGAAATGTTTAAACGAAATCCCGAAGCAATCGGCCAGTATCCCGAAGTTTGGATAAAAAGTTCTGATTTTTGGCTTCAGCGGGTTGCTATCCTATTTCAGTTAAAATATAGAGATAAAACCAATGCCCCTCTTTTGTTTGACTATATCAACCAATGTGCAACTTCAAAAGAGTTTTTTATTCAAAAAGCTATTGGTTGGGCTCTCAGGGAATATTCAAAAAGCAATCCCCGATTAGTAACCGATTTTATCAATCAAAACAATCTGCCCCCATTGAGCAAACGGGAAGGAATGAAATGGCTGAACCGAAAAAAATAG
- a CDS encoding VWA domain-containing protein: MFLDFFLLLKTNGLPVSLKEYLSLLDALDKEIGAYSTEDFYYLCRTILIKDEKYLDRFDIIFSHYFKGTEVLQFSPEMLIPEEWLTPNRLLNLTDEEKALIEAMGGLDKLMERFEELLNTQKERHEGGNRQIGTGGTSPFGANGYNPEGFRIGQESGRNRSAIKIWDQRNFKNFDDHTELNTRNFKMALRRLRVFTREGFPDELNIDGTIHKTAHNGGILDLEMMPSRQNKVKVLLFLDVGGSMDEHSRLCSELFSAAKYEFKHLEYFYFHNCIYENLWKDNTRRQDRISTMDVLHKYNSDYKVIIVGDGYMSPYEITQPAGSVEHYNDEPGMVWLQRIKDQYPFTVWLNPSHYQYWDYATSIKMLRRQFDNRMFPLTLEGITLAMKALKNRKLTF, from the coding sequence ATGTTTTTAGATTTTTTCTTGTTGCTTAAAACCAACGGGTTACCGGTATCGCTAAAAGAATACCTCAGCCTTTTGGATGCGCTCGATAAAGAAATAGGTGCGTACAGTACGGAGGATTTTTATTACCTCTGCCGGACGATTCTGATTAAAGATGAAAAATATTTAGACCGTTTCGATATAATTTTCAGCCACTATTTTAAAGGAACAGAAGTCCTGCAATTTTCTCCCGAAATGCTGATACCGGAAGAATGGCTGACCCCCAACCGGTTGTTAAACCTTACTGATGAAGAGAAAGCCCTGATCGAAGCAATGGGTGGATTGGATAAACTGATGGAGCGGTTTGAAGAATTGCTGAACACACAAAAAGAGCGACACGAAGGAGGTAATCGTCAAATCGGAACCGGAGGGACTTCCCCTTTTGGAGCAAATGGCTATAACCCGGAAGGTTTTCGGATCGGGCAAGAAAGCGGAAGAAACAGAAGTGCAATAAAAATTTGGGACCAAAGGAATTTTAAAAACTTTGACGATCACACCGAACTGAATACGCGTAACTTTAAAATGGCTTTGCGCAGGTTACGGGTATTTACAAGAGAAGGCTTTCCCGATGAACTGAACATTGACGGAACGATTCATAAAACCGCTCACAATGGCGGAATTTTGGATTTAGAGATGATGCCTTCCCGTCAAAACAAGGTAAAGGTTTTGCTTTTTTTGGATGTTGGTGGCTCAATGGACGAACATTCCCGCCTATGTTCTGAACTGTTCTCTGCTGCTAAATATGAGTTTAAGCATTTGGAGTATTTTTATTTTCACAACTGCATCTACGAAAACCTTTGGAAAGACAATACCCGAAGACAAGATCGCATTTCCACTATGGATGTCCTGCATAAATATAACAGCGACTACAAAGTAATAATAGTGGGAGATGGGTATATGTCGCCTTATGAAATAACTCAACCTGCCGGAAGTGTTGAACATTACAATGATGAACCGGGTATGGTTTGGCTTCAGAGAATTAAAGACCAGTATCCGTTTACGGTTTGGCTGAATCCTTCACATTACCAGTACTGGGACTATGCAACTTCCATTAAAATGCTCCGCAGACAGTTTGACAACCGGATGTTCCCACTAACTCTTGAAGGCATTACGCTGGCGATGAAAGCGCTTAAAAACCGGAAACTGACATTTTAA
- the rlmB gene encoding 23S rRNA (guanosine(2251)-2'-O)-methyltransferase RlmB: MSIQEESYVYRLPDNLVYGRNPVIEAFQAGKEFEKLFVQKGLGGDAIKTILQYSHQQETLVQMVPIEKLNRLTGNKNHQGVAGFTSLIKYYELEDILSEAYNSANPPLLLICDGITDVGNFGAMARTAACTGVNGIIIPQKGAATISAEAIKASSGALYEIPVCKVRFLDRSIHYLQENGVQVIATDISAQKWIHQTDLTIPTAIIMGAEGKGVSPVFMKMANEKAKIPMTGNFNSYNVSVATGIILYETLRQRLIQMG; the protein is encoded by the coding sequence ATGTCTATTCAGGAAGAATCTTATGTCTATCGTTTGCCCGACAATCTTGTTTATGGCCGTAATCCGGTCATTGAAGCCTTTCAAGCCGGCAAAGAGTTTGAAAAACTGTTTGTTCAAAAAGGACTTGGCGGCGATGCTATTAAAACAATTCTTCAATATTCCCATCAGCAGGAAACGTTGGTTCAGATGGTTCCGATCGAAAAGCTTAACCGGCTTACAGGCAACAAAAACCATCAGGGGGTTGCAGGCTTTACCTCACTGATTAAATACTATGAATTGGAAGACATTTTGTCGGAAGCATATAATTCAGCCAATCCTCCGTTATTATTGATTTGCGATGGCATCACTGATGTCGGCAATTTTGGGGCAATGGCACGAACGGCAGCCTGTACAGGGGTAAATGGAATTATCATTCCTCAAAAAGGCGCAGCGACCATCAGTGCGGAAGCTATTAAAGCATCATCGGGGGCTTTGTATGAAATTCCGGTATGTAAGGTCAGGTTTTTAGATCGCTCAATTCATTACCTGCAGGAAAACGGGGTTCAGGTGATTGCAACGGATATTAGCGCTCAAAAATGGATACATCAAACAGACCTGACAATTCCGACAGCTATTATTATGGGTGCTGAAGGGAAAGGAGTCAGTCCTGTTTTTATGAAAATGGCAAATGAAAAGGCAAAAATCCCTATGACGGGCAATTTCAATTCCTATAATGTTTCCGTTGCAACTGGAATCATTTTGTATGAAACCTTGCGACAAAGACTGATTCAAATGGGTTAG
- a CDS encoding phage holin family protein — translation MKDFIVALLVNGLLVYVLGLLLPGISINSFFTAVCVGFVMGVINYFVKPILATLTLPLTILTFGLFLLVLNGALVMLAGYIVDGFSINGMIPAILFAILFSMTNTMFGIPKVIGK, via the coding sequence ATGAAAGATTTTATTGTTGCCCTTTTGGTAAACGGGTTATTGGTTTATGTTTTAGGATTATTGCTGCCGGGCATCTCTATTAACAGTTTTTTCACCGCTGTTTGTGTGGGGTTTGTGATGGGGGTAATCAACTATTTTGTCAAACCAATTCTTGCCACACTCACTTTGCCACTGACTATACTTACTTTTGGTTTGTTTTTGCTTGTATTAAACGGGGCATTAGTCATGTTGGCCGGTTACATCGTTGATGGCTTTTCGATAAATGGAATGATACCGGCCATACTATTTGCAATCTTGTTTTCGATGACCAATACGATGTTTGGAATTCCAAAAGTCATTGGTAAATAA
- a CDS encoding DUF3667 domain-containing protein produces the protein MAVRKQKSPICKNCSYVFAENQPDEFCPQCGQENNERIVSFGRFLKDSINMYLVLDSKLLVTIGTVLFMPGKLSLAFSEGKIARYLVPFRLYFIISLVYFSFFSAKLLSLVENSEPISAINNLDVPVINNDGIEINLKDSILNEVKVTQSGSINFLDDKISIDRVIALADKYDTKTTMDSLKKEYPYFNENPFATTITTQLVKLYKSRGKDFLHYFIGALPFMMILLMPLLALFFKLLYIRRNRFFVEHLTFFIHLHSFLYLLLSIYMLIWGFNAKWMFGPILLSAVYLSLAMKKMYGQGWGKTLFKQGIFMFFFYPLFLFFYLLATLAVSFMLF, from the coding sequence ATGGCAGTCCGAAAGCAAAAAAGCCCGATATGCAAAAACTGCAGCTATGTTTTTGCAGAAAATCAACCGGATGAGTTTTGCCCTCAATGTGGGCAGGAAAACAATGAACGTATTGTGTCTTTTGGCAGATTTCTGAAAGACAGTATCAATATGTACCTTGTTTTAGACTCGAAGTTATTGGTTACCATTGGTACGGTTTTGTTTATGCCGGGCAAATTGAGCCTTGCATTTTCTGAAGGTAAGATTGCACGTTATCTGGTGCCTTTCCGCTTATACTTTATCATCAGTTTAGTTTACTTTTCCTTTTTTTCGGCAAAGCTCTTGTCTTTGGTCGAAAATTCTGAGCCGATATCTGCCATAAACAATTTGGATGTTCCGGTTATCAATAACGATGGAATCGAAATTAATCTTAAGGACAGTATTTTGAATGAGGTAAAAGTTACCCAATCGGGCAGTATTAACTTTTTGGATGACAAAATATCTATTGACAGGGTCATTGCACTTGCAGATAAATACGACACCAAAACTACTATGGATTCTCTGAAAAAGGAATATCCCTATTTTAATGAAAATCCGTTTGCTACTACCATCACCACTCAGCTTGTAAAACTATACAAAAGCAGAGGAAAGGATTTCTTACACTATTTTATAGGTGCACTTCCTTTTATGATGATTTTGTTAATGCCCCTTTTAGCGTTGTTTTTTAAACTCCTCTATATCCGTAGAAATAGGTTTTTTGTAGAACACCTCACCTTTTTTATTCATTTACATTCCTTTTTATATCTGCTTTTGTCCATTTACATGTTGATTTGGGGCTTTAATGCCAAATGGATGTTTGGGCCTATATTGTTGAGCGCTGTATATTTATCTTTGGCGATGAAAAAAATGTATGGGCAGGGGTGGGGTAAAACTCTTTTCAAACAGGGGATATTTATGTTTTTTTTCTATCCGTTGTTTTTGTTTTTTTATTTGCTGGCTACCTTAGCCGTTTCTTTTATGTTGTTTTAA
- a CDS encoding T9SS type A sorting domain-containing protein yields the protein MILFVLYNFLLSENTPFALRSLIGQKAGNGNIADAQTLLNSLPADTPDEQDYKTVQQINLQRLSATDTFSLSEPQYQALSNIAESYQNQAPGAQALLNLLTGEQFEWLIPTESGKTSSTPPYPKVPLTDLKTANRLWVQPNPAKEQVTISLPLFLTEKQSTLQLYNAQGNIVQHIPIPDGEQTLTLPTTYLLNGVYFLSLITDGVRIAQTKLVIQH from the coding sequence ATGATACTATTTGTCCTTTACAACTTCCTGCTATCCGAAAACACCCCCTTTGCCCTGCGCAGTTTAATCGGTCAGAAAGCCGGCAATGGCAATATTGCCGATGCTCAAACCCTTTTGAACAGCCTGCCTGCCGATACCCCCGATGAGCAGGACTATAAAACCGTGCAACAAATCAATCTTCAACGCCTGTCGGCAACCGATACTTTTAGCTTGAGCGAACCCCAGTACCAAGCCCTGAGCAATATAGCTGAAAGCTACCAAAACCAAGCCCCCGGCGCACAAGCCCTGCTAAACCTGCTGACAGGCGAGCAGTTTGAATGGCTGATACCTACCGAAAGTGGCAAAACCTCATCAACACCCCCCTACCCAAAAGTACCTCTTACAGACCTCAAAACCGCCAACCGTCTTTGGGTGCAGCCCAACCCCGCCAAAGAGCAGGTAACAATTAGCCTACCCCTTTTCCTTACCGAAAAACAATCTACCCTGCAACTGTATAATGCCCAAGGCAACATTGTTCAGCATATACCCATACCCGACGGTGAACAGACCCTCACCCTGCCCACCACATACCTGTTAAATGGTGTTTATTTTCTTAGCTTAATAACTGATGGCGTTCGTATAGCACAGACCAAACTGGTTATTCAGCATTAA
- a CDS encoding T9SS type A sorting domain-containing protein: MPGGSKSPSGGWGVTGDLGVTGGGGIAIKLLSLTGQTVLQTTLGADETHKTISVAHLPEGLYVYVVEDGGAVLARGKVAVVR; encoded by the coding sequence CTGCCCGGCGGGTCAAAGTCCCCTTCAGGGGGCTGGGGGGTAACAGGGGATTTAGGGGTAACAGGAGGCGGAGGCATAGCAATAAAACTTCTCTCCCTCACCGGCCAAACCGTGCTTCAAACTACTCTTGGTGCAGACGAAACCCATAAAACCATTTCGGTGGCGCATCTGCCGGAGGGGTTGTATGTTTATGTGGTTGAGGATGGGGGTGCTGTATTGGCGCGGGGTAAGGTGGCGGTGGTGCGGTAG